The Oncorhynchus gorbuscha isolate QuinsamMale2020 ecotype Even-year unplaced genomic scaffold, OgorEven_v1.0 Un_scaffold_17360, whole genome shotgun sequence genome contains a region encoding:
- the LOC124030876 gene encoding b(0,+)-type amino acid transporter 1-like produces MRFTRKELKRPVKCPIPIAVLVVIVSCYLVLAPIIDKPELEYLYCTIFILSGLLLYFPFVHRRFSWTRRVMRPITMHLQLLMEGRSS; encoded by the exons ATGCGATTCACCAGGAAGGAACTCAAGAGGCCCGTCAAG TGTCCCATTCCCATAGCAGTGCTGGTGGTGATAGTGTCCTGCTACCTGGTCCTAGCACCGATCATAGACAAGCCAGAGCTGGAGTATCTGTACTGTACCATCTTCATCCTCAGCGGTCTGCTGCTCTACTTCCCCTTCGTTCACCGCAGGTTCAGCTGGACACGCAGGGTCATGA GGCCAATCACCATGCACCTCCAGCTGCTGATGGAGGGTCGTTCCTCCTGA